In a genomic window of Onychostoma macrolepis isolate SWU-2019 chromosome 08, ASM1243209v1, whole genome shotgun sequence:
- the nfyal gene encoding nuclear transcription factor Y, alpha, like isoform X8 has translation MEQYTATTSGDQIVVQTANGQIQQQVQGQPLMVQVSGGQLITSSGQPIMVQAMSGGQGQTIMQVPVSGAQGLQQIQLVQPGQIQLQGGQTLQLQGQQGQAQQIIIQQPQTAITAGQNQGQQITVQGQQLAQTAEGQTIVYQPVNADGTVLQQGMITIPAGTLAGTQIVQAAGAANTSTTNSGQGTVTVTLPVSGNMVNAGGMVMVRPPDEMVPGSGAVPAIQRIPLPGAEMLEEEPLYVNAKQYHRILKRRQARAKLEAEGKIPKERRKYLHESRHKHAMQRKRGDGGRFFSPKEKEEMALAMQVRAQGHVKQEDLRNATELTSAHWLPVHTSPLA, from the exons ATGGAGCAATATACTGCTACAACCAGTGGGGATCAGATAGTGGTGCAAACTGCCAATGGGCAAATCCAGCAGCAG GTCCAGGGTCAGCCGCTGATGGTCCAGGTGAGTGGCGGGCAGCTGATTACGTCCTCAGGTCAgcccatcatggtacaggccatGTCTGGAGGTCAGGGCCAGACGATCATGCAGGTGCCTGTGTCTGGAGCGCAAGGCCTTCAGCAG atCCAGTTGGTTCAGCCGGGTCAGATTCAGTTGCAGGGAGGTCAAACTCTGCAACTGCAGGGTCAGCAGGGTCAGGCTCAACAGATCATCATACAACAGCCTCAGACTGCCATTACTGCAGGCCAGAACCAG GGGCAGCAGATTACAGTTCAGGGACAGCAGCTTGCCCAAACAGCTGAAGGACAGACTATTGTATACCAGCCTGTGAATGCTGATGGCACAGTTCTGCAGCAGg GCATGATCACCATCCCAGCAGGCACCCTGGCAGGCACTCAGATTGTCCAGGCAGCAGGGGCCGCTAACACCTCCACAACCAACAGCGGGCAGGGCACAGTCACCGTTACCCTGCCAGTATCTGGAAACATGGTGAACGCTGGGGGAATGGTCATGGTAAGACCTCCTGATGAG ATGGTGCCAGGTAGTGGTGCTGTGCCAGCCATCCAACGAATCCCTCTGCCAGGGGCCGAGATGCTCGAAGAGGAGCCGCTGTATGTTAATGCCAAGCAATATCATCGTATCTTAAAGAGACGCCAAGCTCGTGCCAAGTTAGAGGCAGAGGGCAAGATCCCTAAAGAAAGAAGA AAATATCTTCACGAGTCACGGCACAAACACGCCATGCAGCGGAAGCGTGGTGACGGGGGGCGGTTCTTCTCACctaaagagaaagaagaaatgGCCTTGGCCATGCAGGTGAGAGCGCAGGGCCATGTCAAGCAGGAAGACCTACGCAATGCCACCGAACTCACGAGCGCGCATTGGCTGCCCGTGCACACTTCGCCCCTCGCATAG